AAGCTGCAGAGGAAGTCAGGACAAGGAGCGGAAATGACACGGTCATCGTCAGAAAGCTGGACTTGGGATCTCTGCAGTCGGTGCGACAACTAGCTGAAGATGTCTTAGCAAGTGAagagaggctggatgttctcatCAATAATGCAGGTAGGTGTATAAATGATTTCTGATTTGTCTGATATATCCCAATGTAATTGAGACAGTTCAACAAACGACTTTTCTGGCTTTTAGGTGTTATGCACTGTCCGAAATGGCAGACTGAAGATGGCTTTGAAATGCAGTTCGGTGTGAATCACCTGGGCCACTTCCTGCTAACAAACTGCCTGCTGGATCTCCTGAAGAAGTCGTCCCCGAGCCGTATCGTGAATGTCTCCAGTATAGCTCATAAAAGAGGTGCAGTTTTTCTAGTTTTGCTGTTTTCCTTCCAAAAtatgagatttcttttttttttctctctcaaaaatgttatattttttattacatttttaataccgcatctgtggaaaaaaagacgTTCTCTCCCTCATCAGGTCAAATACACTTCGATGACATAAATCTGGACAAGGATTATAACCATTGGAAAAGCTATCAACAAAGTAAACTAGCTAATGTCCTCTTTTCAAGGGAGTTGGCTAAAAGGCTGCAAGGTATTGAAATGTTTTACACTTCACTCCAGACATTATGTAACAAACGTGGCTCTTTTCCGACATCCAGTATAAACTCTTGAATataatttgtctttgtgttttgcaGGTACTGCAGTAACAACATACAGTCTCCACCCTGGACTTATCTTGACTGAGATTGCCCGACACTTCTGGCCAGCATTGCCCC
The sequence above is drawn from the Brachionichthys hirsutus isolate HB-005 chromosome 5, CSIRO-AGI_Bhir_v1, whole genome shotgun sequence genome and encodes:
- the si:ch211-107o10.3 gene encoding retinol dehydrogenase 11, with amino-acid sequence MQIVTAMRSFVFEYPKTVAVVTLTGLGLYGIKKWMTGRVCNSKARLDGKTVLITGGNTGIGKETAVDLARRGARVILACRDMDRANKAAEEVRTRSGNDTVIVRKLDLGSLQSVRQLAEDVLASEERLDVLINNAGVMHCPKWQTEDGFEMQFGVNHLGHFLLTNCLLDLLKKSSPSRIVNVSSIAHKRGQIHFDDINLDKDYNHWKSYQQSKLANVLFSRELAKRLQGTAVTTYSLHPGLILTEIARHFWPALPLWKRVILRPFVGFLKSPAEGAQTTIYCAVEESLQKQSGLYYSNCAPETAAPQGLDDEAAKKLWDLSASMVGLTSSTRH